Below is a genomic region from Cucurbita pepo subsp. pepo cultivar mu-cu-16 unplaced genomic scaffold, ASM280686v2 Cp4.1_scaffold000209, whole genome shotgun sequence.
AGTTGATACCAATACCAACCAGATGCATCTACGATGctagtaaaaaatatatatatatatatttttattattagttttaatagaaaagagaatatattcctcatttaataaaagttggtacaaatgaaaaagaaaagggcatAGAATATTCTCATTATATCACTTGTAAAAATTAAgcatttttcataaaaaaaaaaagaaaaaagaagaagaagaatatttcaacttttttcaCTTATTATAGAGAAAAACTGTCATATCCAATGGTAAGGATTAtctatttctaatttatttactaaagtctttttaaaataaataaaatcccaTAAATCCAAGCATCGAAAACATATGTGAAAGTTTTTAACTATACCAATCAGGTGCACTTTGTTTTTGGTGGCACAATCATTGAAACTCTATAATTaagtgtgtttttttttttaggaacaATTTTATTAAGGTTCACAtgagtgaaaacaaaacatgttggaaaaACTTGTGTTGATATATGAAGATAGCATTCACTCTTAGTagcaaaaagtaaataatgcAACCATGTTACAAGGAACATAAGAAAATGTCGGGACTATCAGATGTCAAATCCGAATTCTAAATCTTTATCTGAATCGTGGATATGGATGGatataaatggtattatatatatgattaaattaatttttcaatctgctcaagattcaaattcttaaatttattcatCTCATCAAAATGGTGGAAGAATATTTCTAACTTTTTATAAAGATCCTAACTTTTTTTAGCATTTCACTTTTATCCCTTCCATCCActttcctttaaatttaaagaatattaaaagtataaaatcccataaaattccaaaattagaATCTCCTAGAAAACTCACCACACTATGAATCACTCATACAAAAAAGACCAATCAAGGAATATTATTTTCGATAGAGGGAACCTTCTTAactaattacaaataataggctaatttgaactacaaaatgGATCAACAAAATCTTCATCGTTATGAATCTGGCTTTACATGTGCTGCTTNtttttttttttttttttttttttttttttttttttttttttttttttttttttttttttttgtattaaactCAAGCAGGGTGTTAACTCACACAATTACTAACGTATAATGTAGTTTCTAAATTGTCTCAAAATtcgtttaaattaattttaatattgagtGAAATGAATTGTAAGAATGAATAAGattgagaaaataaagagaGGGCATTAAAAGAGATAAAGTGGATGAAGGTTGAATATTCAACGTTGATgaagcaaagaaaaagagttgGAAGGAATGAATGGTAGATATAACAGCTTCCATGAAAACATCATCCAAACAAATCCAAAGCACTTTATGGATATTTCAACACCAAACTCTCCACCGACACTAACATCATTGCTACTCTAATCATCAAATTATTAGCATCAAAAATGGATGGAGATGTTAATCACTAATGACGAACGGAAAAGATGGAAATTGAATGTGGTTGCCAATTCTcttatgtcattttcttttcttactatttctttatataaacttAAACTTTGGCTTTGGCTTTGTCCTAACGATTTGGAGGTTGGCATTCGCTCGAATTTTGACTCTACCATACGTGTCTCTGGCTCCAAAATCAGCTACAACATCTTGACTATTTGTGCCTTTAACTTTGTTCGTGTTTCTCCTTTACTCAGATGACACATATTCACCGGTTTTTGCTTTGGTTTGTCCTCGAACTACATCTTACTAAGAGAGATAccactctaatatcatttgtaattaCCCATGTCCAAAATTCGAAATTCAAATCTTGTATATAATAATCTAGACATTTCCCTACATCCCTGGGGACGTGGTCACGTTACTTTGTTCCTGACTTTATGAAGCATTTTTATCTCTAGAATTATAATTCtaacaacccaaaaaattaAGAGGCTAATAAAACCAAATACATTAATGACACTATTATTTATAGTCAATTAGATGAAATTATTTGATGCAATTAGAGAGATGGTAGATTAAACTTAACCTCCATTATATATCTCTAATTCACTCAACTTTTTAGCTATATTTGCATTTGTGTGATATTTGGGTCTTGGAAATTGAATTACCCTTCTAAACTCACCAAACTTAATACCTATTCACACGAACAATGCTCTAGACACGAAAGTATGCAGTTCTGCTCTACTATTGGCTACTAACCACTTGCTCGCCGATTGCTCGGGCTCTGCGTTGCAAGTTCGATCCCAATATCTTGCCTTCCAAACGGTCATAAATTTTGTCTGAatctcatctttttctttagttCAATCAAGTTCAAACAATGAAATTGTGAAACGGACAGGACAGAACATTTGAAACCTAATTTTGTTACGATAACTGATGTGTTTAGACTATTTCTTCCTctcaaaatacaaatttattattgcaTCACATGCATGGTAGGCGTGTTCCCTTTGTCGAGATTGCCCATTAAGTGGAAATAGTTGAGAAATATGTAAGAATTTAATGTAATGATGTGTAAATAAGAGTATACGAAGGATGTTAGTCCTTGGTGGGTTCAAGCAATTACTTCCCCAACCTCTTGTCATTATCCAATTTTAAGGGAGAGCATGACAGCTTGTAGGATTCAAATGAGGCCTAAATATATCACATCTTTAGGTTTCAATTTTGTCCCCAATATATAAATCGATTACAAAAACACCATTAAACGTAACTTAAACTTTATTCCctaaacctaaaatttatGTCAAGTACTCACTCTTGTAATGACTCATGTTCATGATTCAAATTCGATACCGGATGGTCTCATCATTTCCCTGCATCTCTTGTGACATGGTCACATTACCTAATTTTTGCTTTCAAGAGTAAAGATTATCCCAACATATCAACACGAAtccttccaacatgttttgtcctcactcgcATGCATTCTAAGAAAATTCATACGAGTTCAcctaacatagaattgcttcaAATAAAGTACGCTTCACCATGAAGTTTCTATAATTGAGTtatcgaaaagaaaagtgcaCTTTATTGGTAGAAGTAgtaacttttttatttcaaaatacaaATTCATTATTGAATCACGTAAAtacctataaaaaaaaaaaagataacaaCTACGAACTAACATCTTTTCGTTTTTGACACACTAAAGGTGTGTtagaatacattttttttcagcTTATAATGCAATTTTGGGGTTTatattttgggtttttctacatatttctaaatattcaattatagTTTCtccaatttcaatattaattaaataataataatataaggactaaaataattttttaattattaaactacttttttataataaatattattttaacattacttccaaaatatggtttaaaaataaaataattaaaaaaagcaCCCACTTTTTCAACCTTCTTTCCCCCACCTTACAATTATCTTCACTTCACTTCCATTCACACATCTctcaaattttctctctcctccaaaAAATGGGTTCACACCTAAACAAGGTTCTCTCCACAATCCTCCTGGCCTTGATCCTTTCCGTCCTTCCGCCGGCGACTAGCTCCGACGACACCTGCCCATATCCCTGCTACCCTCCACCAACCGGCACCGGCTATCCCGCCACTCCGGCCACTCTAACTCCACCGTCGCAAACAGACTCAGGCTCCTACTCTCCTCCAGCGTACTACTCTCCGCCGGCTGCATATTACCCATATAACCCGCCGCCGTACGATGGCGACAGCTTCGACGGCATCACTCCACCGCCACCGGATCCGATTCTGCCGTACTTCCCTTACTATTACAAGAAGCCTCCTCACAAACCGGAGGATGAATCCGGTGGTACCGCCGTGTCGGAGATCGGAgcttttgtatttatttgtgtCTCCGTCTTATTGAATTTGATGTAATGGAATAAGGTAGCTACCtggtttgaatttaatttttttttccctttcgtCTGCAGCAGCTATGAATTATGTTAGTCCCATCAAGTTTTTATTCACaaattcaaatcatttataattttcaaccaTTTCTACCATTTTCTCACAAATTTTGGTCCATATACACAATTTATCAACtataattcatttataatttaataaacattacaaaacaataaatatttccctttacaaaaaataaaataaaatttgggaGCTTTCTACTCAATCATGTGTTTTaagaagattttattttactttttcattctcaattttaaacaaaaatagttCATGTTTCACCCACacataaaaattatagaaaactTTTAAAcgagagaggaaaaaaaaaaaaaaaaaagttgggttATGAACTCTATCCCTGTTGCTCAAGTCATCAACCCAATCCGACCAACTGGTATTTCAAGTTAGCCTGAGggggaggagaaagaatcaatcaataggTTCCAATTTTCAAACCAGAAGATAGCTCAACCACGAGTAATGGGTCGTGCTCTACTAGTTATTGAAGTTCTATTATAAATCTTGTTCGCAGTACTgctaattatttgtttaaaaatctaatttgTGAAAGcacaaaaagagaaagaaagacgGGCTTCAATCCCCACATCATGATCAGGGCTGATGGGTCTATTCCACAGCTTTTGAGTGGCATTGGACCGAGGCCGTCCCTCTCATCATAGAAAATTCCTCTGTCTCATCAATTACCTTATGTCGGACAATTTTTCTATGATAACCCTCGAAATGGCATCTCAATTGTGGAGCACTCTCTAATACAAGTCAAGTACATTTAATTACTTGATTTTCGAATGAAAATTTAGTTTCTACATGAGTGATAGCACGACCGCTAGAATCACCCACTGGGCTGCAGTTTTAGCAATTGGTTAAGAACTACTCGACATAACTAAAAAGCTCAGAAATAGCCTCACCTTATGGGCTGGGCTTTCTAACATTAAGGCCCAATTTTCAGTGGGCTTTAAGAATTAAGCCCATTAGTGATTTAACATGTCAAATTCAAAACagtataataatataaaacctaaattattaatgattaaatgataataattggTTAACGAGGGATGTCAAAttagtttcttttcctttaaacCCACAACTTTGTTGGGTTGTATTTGGAGGAGCTAGGCCACCCATCACTCGATTGCTTCTCTCCCACGTGCTATGCTGTGGTTCAATTatgaaacccaaaagggaaattaATGATTGGAACGTGTGTAATTAATCAAGCTTTGGTTCTTTACTCATTCATTAGCCTAAACTCTATCTAGCATGTGATATTAAAAGGGCATACCTCCATTCGTCTCCATCAGTTACACACACTAGTTTCAATTGTTTAGGTATTATTAGGTTGTTATAAAGTTTATGTCCCTTTCTAATTTGGAATGCAAGTCAAACTAAGTCAGTTCTGATCCGATCGAGCACTAAATGTTGAtctcttcaattttataatgaaaGTATTTCAATCGAATTGGGTTTGGTTAGTTAATgtgattgaattaaaataatgtctaAAACCCACATGAGTTTCCAATTTTTGATCTATATTACTATCAATTTTGTCAAGATTTCAAACATGTATAATCtcatatatgtgtatatatatatatagcattAAACTTTATACAGTTTGAGCCTGGGAATTTGATGTTAACTTGTGTTGAttgtaaagaaaaaggtaTCGAGTATGCATGTGGGTTGGAGAGTTCTGCTAAACAGTGCCACTTGAAACAGAGATTGAAAAGGATAAGTTGATGATATGAAActctcaaaaagaaaaggcaaaaaagaaaaataataaaggtGGTGGGAATGAGAGGAAGACACAATTTATTCAATAAGAGTCACAATATAGTCGTCTCTTTACTACCATTCACGTGGATTCAACAATTTGCATGTTCCTGGTACCACAAGTTAATAATTCAAAGACGTTATTAGGAATAACGACTATTAATGTATCttcataatagtatgatatagtttgaaatttgaaatttacttTGATTCTTGTTTCATCCAAAAGTTATCACTATGTTATTTATCTTATCTAgtcaatttgaaattttaattgaaaatttgcaTGTTCTTAATAACAACCATATAATAATTGGAAGATATTGTTAGGGACAACAACACTCTACGTGTTAGACATAAACCAATTTCACTCGAAGGACCTTATATCAGtaaagatattgtccttcaCATGCATATccatgatattttttttatctaacaaaTGTGAAACTTTGGTCGTATTTCCAACAAAAGTAGTTTTGCAGTTTCTCTGTGATaccccatatcgattggagagggaaacgagtgcTAGTGAGCATGCtggacctcgaagggggtgaatgatgagatcccacatcggttggagaggggaacaaaacattatttataagggtgtggaaacttctcccttggagacacgttttaaaaatcttgagaggagtctgaaaggaaaaactcatcGAAGAAATTATTctctagcggtagacttgagcAATTACATTCTCCCTCCGAAAGGTATGAATAGTTCAAAACTATGAACCAAATCATGGTGGCTCCTCGAATACTTTCTCAAAGGTATATCCTacataaaccctaatttaagATATGGAAAAAGTGAAATGTGTTGTCATGACTTGGTTTGTCACAAGGGATCTCTCTCTTGCAATTGACGATTAATGGTGAATGTGTTTTGGTCCCTCTCCAATGGCCCAGCTTGTGTCCGTGGTTCACCCTACACGAACCATcacccttctctttctctcttgctCTCTTTTCACAATGTAGATTGATTAGTTTTTGTATGGATGTATTATTTATGGCCATTACAAAACCCTTAGTTTTCAATAGTTTTGGTCCTCTTTCAATTCATCCATGCACATGCATTGTTATCCTTATTTCGTCCCTATATCTTGTCCTCAAACCAAATCATATTCTTTGAATCTACCGGAACGAAAAGTTGAGAGAATATCATTAGGATTTCATTCGTATAAATACaccaatttttttagttgaatgATTGCTAAGAGATAAAGACCGAACAATCGActcttaaaatataaacacgTAAAAAAATACACAATCCAAAGACTTGTTAGACTTGTTAGACTTGTTAATTGTGATAGAGAGAGTTTCTTTTGAGAAATCCTAATTTTGAGAAACCCTaatcatatcaaatttaaatttgaaagaatatCCATATGACAAATTTTCTaatggttttaattttgagttggaTTAAATTGAGTTATGTGTCATTTTAGATGCTATTTACAGATATAAATCCTAGAATGGTCTAAGCTAAATTATCTTAATAAGTGATGATTTAGATTTTTAGTaagagaaatttgaatctaTAGCCTCAAAGTACATGTTgattatcattaattaatatttgttcaAGAAAGGACGATTACTATGATCgatatttgttattaaaatatatatatacaaaatttctatattatttataatattgtaATGAGGGTAACTCATACTCAATAATTTCGATACCTAGTATACGACATAGCCAACTCTACCTAAATTTAGCTCAATCATGTTGACAATTCatgttcttaaaataataataataataataataatttaatttaatatgaatagattttcttatttgtGTAGATTTAATATGAAtaggtttaatttaatttaatatgaataataataataataatattcttatttgtTGGGCAATTCTTGTAGCTTCAAAAAACAAAgctaaattttcttatttgaaattgataagaatgaataaattaattgaatgaaattaataataaaagtgtCTGTGACAGTCACACTCAATAAAGGAGAGATATAGAAATGAACTGGGACTACAATTGAATGAGAGCTATCCTCAGAACAAGATGactaaaaaagatttaaaataattgaaagtcaGTACTTACCCAAATGGCTCATTCATACAAACTCTATGCTTAAACATACTTTACTTGAACAATTCTATGTTTGGTgactttttataaatttttttttgaaatacatGTGAGTAAGAGGAAAGCCTGTTGAAAGGACTCGTGTTGATATGtagggatagtcttcactcttaagaagcgAGGAGTTGGTAACGTTACCATATCGCAGGGGATGCAGAAGAATTTTGAGGCCATCAGATGCAGAATCTAGATTTCGAA
It encodes:
- the LOC111784470 gene encoding extensin-1-like; its protein translation is MGSHLNKVLSTILLALILSVLPPATSSDDTCPYPCYPPPTGTGYPATPATLTPPSQTDSGSYSPPAYYSPPAAYYPYNPPPYDGDSFDGITPPPPDPILPYFPYYYKKPPHKPEDESGGTAVSEIGAFVFICVSVLLNLM